A portion of the Cydia strobilella chromosome 5, ilCydStro3.1, whole genome shotgun sequence genome contains these proteins:
- the LOC134741775 gene encoding lipoprotein lipase-like produces MNDVNFYEEIEHGFKDYTGYGTEWIFFPDGTGIPYFVNLTMPTSIQLRSRHNKEIEYRLYTRELSDYIILDQSAEPPNDNGTNIRELLSNKPVKLVTHGWKSSAEDSVVMGIKESYLKNKDVAVIGIDWSDTAKDYLYPLVAEYIGDVGAYVGQFLDAFCHLYNVSGGRLHLIGHSLGAHVMGIAASKTNVTIARITGLDPARPLFEFPKKPKALSLDASDAEFVDVIHSCSGVLGVQNPIGNVDYYPNSGTPPQPGCM; encoded by the exons ATGAACGACGTTAACTTCTACGAAGAAATCGAACATGGTTTTAAAGATTACACTGGTTACGGGACGGAGTGGATTTTCTTTCCGGACGGTACTGGTATACCTTACTTCGTTAATTTGACTATGCCTACATCGATACAGCTACGTAGTAGACACAACAAGGAGATAGAATACAGATTATACACCAG AGAATTATCCGACTACATAATTTTAGACCAGTCAGCGGAACCACCCAACGACAACGGCACTAATATACGAGAACTATTGTCCAACAAACCAGTCAAATTGGTAACACACGGCTGGAAGTCTTCGGCAGAAGACAGCGTTGTCATGGGCATCAAAGAAtcctacttgaaaaataaagatGTTGCTGTTATAGGCATTGACTGGAGCGACACGGCGAAGGACTATCTTTATCCGTTGGTTGCGGAATACATAGGGGACGTGGGGGCGTATGTTGGGCAGTTTCTAGATGCTTTTTGCCATCTTTACAATGTGTCTGGAGGGAGGTTGCATTTGATCGGGCATAGCCTCGGAGCACACGTTATGGGGATTGCTGCGTCAAAAACTAATGTGACGATAGCAAGAATCACCG GCCTTGACCCGGCACGACCTTTGTTTGAGTTCCCGAAGAAGCCAAAAGCGTTATCCCTGGACGCATCGGACGCAGAATTTGTGGATGTGATCCACTCGTGCAGCGGTGTTCTCGGCGTCCAAAATCCTATCGGCAATGTAGATTATTACCCTAATAGCGGCACACCACCTCAACCCGGTT GCATGTAG
- the LOC134741454 gene encoding splicing factor YJU2 yields the protein MSERKVLNKYYPPDFDPSKIPRMKLAKNRQYTVRLMAPFNMRCATCGEYIYKGKKFNARKEDVENEDYLGIRIYRFYIKCTRCLQEISFKTDPKNTDYEIEAGATRNFMALKLAEEQAKREEDEQKEEEANNPMKLLEYRTEQSRQEIERLEGLEELKELNRRQQAVDYEGMLQQYAPESADARRAREEKEDDDFIKSIKFGGPSKVVAEEIIEELEDSEEPPVKTSRIETIPAKPVAKKNESWNRSIGVLNKKPALANLVKSKKDVAPKTMSSEGTKSNSDSANHTTVALKASDAAVASKASENTTPPASGLTLLASYSGSDSDSQ from the exons ATGTCTGAAAGAAAAGTATTAAAC AAATACTATCCTCCGGATTTTGATCCGTCGAAGATTCCCCGCATGAAGCTGGCGAAGAACCGCCAGTATACGGTGCGGTTGATGGCTCCCTTCAATATGCGATGTGCTACTTGCGGCGAGTATATCTACAAGGGCAAAAAATTCAACGCTCGGAAAGAAGATGTTGAAAATGAAGACTATTTAGGAATTAGAATTTACAggttttatattaaa TGTACCAGATGCCTACAAGAGATATCATTCAAGACAGACCCAAAGAACACGGACTATGAGATTGAGGCGGGAGCAACAAGGAACTTCATGGCACTGAAACTTGCTGAAGAGCAGGCCAAGAGGGAAGAGGATGAACAAAAAGAAGAAGAGGCCAATAATCCTATGAAATTATTAG aatacagaacgGAGCAGTCGCGGCAGGAGATCGAGCGGCTGGAGGGTCTGGAGGAGCTGAAGGAGCTGAACCGGCGCCAGCAGGCCGTGGACtacgagggaatgctgcagcaGTACGCGCCCGAGAGCGCCGACGCGCGCCGCGCCCGAGAGGAGAAGGAGGACGACGACTTCATCAA ATCCATCAAGTTTGGCGGACCATCGAAAGTAGTGGCTGAAGAAATAATCGAAGAATTAGAGGATTCGGAAGAACCACCAGTTAAAACATCTCGAATAGAGACCATTCCAGCCAAACCCGTTGCCAAGAAAAATGAGTCATGGAACCGCAGTATCGGAGTGCTGAATAAAAAACCGGCTTTGGCGAATCTTGTAAAGAGTAAAAAAGATGTGGCGCCAAAGACGATGAGCTCGGAAGGAACTAAGAGCAATAGTGATAGTGCAAATCATACAACTGTGGCTCTTAAAGCAAGTGACGCGGCTGTAGCTTCGAAGGCTAGTGAGAATACAACCCCACCTGCATCAGGGCTTACTCTTCTGGCAAGCTACTCCGGCAGTGACAGTGATTCGCAGTGA